The following DNA comes from Burkholderia sp. HI2500.
GGGTTGTTCAAGGCGGAAGGGCGCTACGAGTTGCGGCCCAGCCGTGGCTATTCGGGGCTCCCGCTGCTGCGCCGGCTCGACGCGGTCACGGCCGTGGAGGGGGTGCCGCCGCTGGTCTCGCTGCAGGATATCGAAGCACATCTGCGTCAGCAGGCCGCCGCGCGGCCGGACGGCGCGTCGTCATGAGCGGTGCCGAGGCCGCCCTGCGCGCGGCCCGCATGGGCGACGAGATCGGGCATGGCTTCGGCCTGCTCGGCATGATCGCGGGCGCGGTGGTCGGCGCGGTGGTCGCGGCGGCCATCGTGACGGCGACCGCGGCCACCGGCGGCCTCGCGCTCGTCGCGATCATCGGCGGCTGCGTGGCGGGTGGCGGCCTTGCCGGCGGCGCGCTGGTCCGCGGCATCCAGAAAGCGGCCAACCTGCCCGGTCCAACCACCGGCATGCTGCATCAGGGATCGCCGAACGTCACGGTCAACAGTCGCTCCGCGCTGCGCGCCGGCGTCGACTATGCGGACGAATGCAACGGCCTGCCGTTCAATCATTTTCCGCAGACGCGGTTGCTGGTCGCGCAGGGGTCGCGCACCGTGACCGTCAACGGCAAGCCGATGGCGCGCCTGTCGATGAAGATGGAATGCGGCGCGGCCATCAAGACGGCGAGCGACAACGTGACGGTCGGCGGCGAGACCGTCACCGTCGTGGAGATTCACGACACGGAAGCGATGTTCGAGACGGCCCTCGAAGTGCTTGGCTTCGTCGCGCTCGGCGCGGCCGGGCTGGGCGCGCTCGCGGCCGGCCTGGGCGCCACCGCACTGTTCGCGGGCACCGTGATCGGCGCCAACGTCGGCCTGAATGCGCTCCATTCATGGGGCGAGTCGCTGGGCCCCGGCTACGGCGACATCATGGTCGGTGTCGCCGGGTTCGCGCTGCTCGGCCTGGGCGCGAAGGGCGCCGACACGGAAGCCGCGAAGAACGCGGTCGATGTGTTGAACCGCACCAAGGTGGAGATCGAGCCGAACACGCTCGGCGCGAACGGCGGCAACGTCCGCGTCACGACCAAGGGCGTGCCGCGCACGCTGTACGATCAGCTGCGCGCCAAGACGCCGAGCTCGAAGATCCAGAAGATGGTCAACGAGAACTACGAGCCGGGCATGGACGATCCCGCGCTGCCGGGCCTGACGATCGACAAGCCGCTGCATGCGGACCACATCGTATCGATGAAGGAGATCACCGAGATGCCCGGGTTCAAGGATCTGTCCTTCGACAACCAGGTCAAGGTCCTGAACAACTCCGACAACTTCACCGGC
Coding sequences within:
- a CDS encoding PAAR domain-containing protein; protein product: MSGAEAALRAARMGDEIGHGFGLLGMIAGAVVGAVVAAAIVTATAATGGLALVAIIGGCVAGGGLAGGALVRGIQKAANLPGPTTGMLHQGSPNVTVNSRSALRAGVDYADECNGLPFNHFPQTRLLVAQGSRTVTVNGKPMARLSMKMECGAAIKTASDNVTVGGETVTVVEIHDTEAMFETALEVLGFVALGAAGLGALAAGLGATALFAGTVIGANVGLNALHSWGESLGPGYGDIMVGVAGFALLGLGAKGADTEAAKNAVDVLNRTKVEIEPNTLGANGGNVRVTTKGVPRTLYDQLRAKTPSSKIQKMVNENYEPGMDDPALPGLTIDKPLHADHIVSMKEITEMPGFKDLSFDNQVKVLNNSDNFTGLSETANTSKGSKSYADWTEYKKGGIKVDEGFRQQMMQREADNRTMLQQQIKDLLGDQPK